The following proteins are encoded in a genomic region of Galbibacter sp. BG1:
- a CDS encoding M1 family metallopeptidase encodes MKLVTSLIFLGISAFLSAQQTAYIDFKKGEVDVNVDLQAKEISGSVTYTFEVLKETDSVLIDAQKMNIQTVFLNEKEIDFQYDDAALKIYKKFKSNKSNSLKIVYSVKPTKAFYFTQLPDGDLQAWTQGQGKYTSHWLPSFDDMNEKVEFDITVTAPSLYKVMANGKLADKTYQENFTTWKFDMQAPMSSYLVAMAIGKYSKKDEKSKSGIPLELYYYPTDVHLAEPTYRHTKRIFDFLEEEIGVPYPWQNYKQVPVKDFLYAGMENTSLTIFSDSFLVDSIGFVDKNYINVNAHELAHQWFGDLVTEENSTHHWLQEGFATYFALLAERDIFGDSYFYEQLYKTAKQLEKVTEEGGESLLNPNASSLTFYQRGAWALFALHELIGDRAFDKSVKKYLKDYAYKNANTHDFINIASAKSQTKLEDFVQTWFVNEAFPIAEAEKLLQENNLSKSLLELEKMDKESLLAYANNNPTIFDTQANTPLASFILDRLSTSSEEEMAIFLKALNSKVLNTRQAAAIYAASVPQSIKPSFEALLKDKSYITIENALMKLWTSFPSERNNYLEATKGIEGFQDKNVETLWLTLALITEGYAPNKKMDYYNTLVVYTDAKQHFEVRQQAFQYLYQIQALNEVALKNLLQACKHPVWQFSKFSRQLLDELLKSDDYKMMLKGILNGLSVDEQAFLNEKLTE; translated from the coding sequence ATGAAATTAGTTACGAGTCTTATTTTTTTAGGCATCTCTGCTTTTCTGTCCGCCCAACAAACGGCCTATATAGATTTTAAAAAAGGTGAAGTAGACGTCAATGTTGACCTGCAAGCAAAGGAAATTAGCGGTAGTGTAACCTACACTTTTGAAGTTTTAAAAGAAACCGATTCAGTACTCATAGACGCCCAAAAAATGAATATTCAAACGGTTTTTCTCAATGAAAAGGAAATAGATTTTCAGTATGACGATGCTGCCCTAAAAATATATAAAAAGTTTAAGTCGAATAAATCAAACAGCTTAAAAATAGTCTATTCCGTAAAGCCTACAAAGGCGTTTTATTTCACTCAATTGCCCGACGGGGATTTACAGGCATGGACCCAAGGTCAAGGAAAATACACTTCCCATTGGCTTCCTAGCTTCGATGATATGAACGAAAAAGTAGAATTTGACATAACTGTTACTGCACCCTCTTTGTACAAAGTTATGGCCAATGGAAAACTTGCCGATAAAACCTACCAAGAAAATTTTACCACTTGGAAATTTGACATGCAAGCACCTATGAGCAGTTATTTGGTAGCCATGGCTATTGGAAAATATTCCAAAAAAGATGAGAAATCGAAGAGCGGCATCCCTTTAGAGCTTTACTACTATCCAACCGATGTGCATTTGGCAGAACCTACTTACCGCCATACCAAGCGTATTTTTGATTTTTTGGAAGAAGAAATAGGAGTTCCTTATCCGTGGCAGAATTACAAACAGGTGCCGGTGAAAGATTTTTTATATGCTGGGATGGAAAATACATCGTTGACAATTTTTTCTGATTCGTTTTTGGTGGATTCCATTGGGTTTGTAGACAAAAACTACATCAATGTAAATGCCCATGAGTTGGCGCACCAATGGTTTGGCGATTTGGTAACGGAAGAGAACAGCACACACCACTGGCTGCAGGAGGGGTTTGCCACTTATTTTGCGCTGTTGGCAGAGCGGGATATTTTTGGTGATTCTTATTTTTACGAACAACTCTATAAAACTGCCAAACAATTGGAAAAGGTTACGGAAGAAGGCGGGGAGAGTTTATTAAATCCTAATGCTAGCAGTCTTACTTTTTATCAGCGTGGCGCTTGGGCTTTATTTGCGTTGCACGAATTAATTGGGGATCGCGCTTTTGATAAGTCAGTAAAAAAATACTTAAAAGATTATGCCTATAAAAATGCCAATACACACGATTTTATAAACATCGCGTCTGCGAAGAGCCAAACCAAACTGGAAGATTTCGTTCAAACGTGGTTTGTAAATGAAGCGTTTCCCATTGCCGAGGCCGAAAAACTACTGCAGGAAAACAATCTTTCCAAAAGTTTACTGGAACTGGAAAAAATGGACAAAGAAAGCCTATTGGCCTATGCCAATAACAACCCAACAATATTCGATACGCAGGCTAATACACCTTTGGCAAGTTTTATTCTTGATCGGTTATCCACTTCATCAGAAGAAGAAATGGCTATTTTTTTAAAAGCCCTAAATTCTAAAGTTCTCAATACTAGGCAGGCCGCTGCTATTTATGCAGCATCCGTTCCGCAGTCGATAAAGCCTTCTTTTGAGGCATTATTAAAAGATAAAAGTTATATCACCATTGAAAACGCCTTAATGAAATTGTGGACTAGTTTTCCTTCAGAAAGAAACAACTATTTAGAAGCCACAAAAGGAATAGAAGGTTTTCAGGACAAAAATGTGGAAACCCTATGGCTAACCCTGGCCTTGATCACCGAAGGATATGCCCCCAATAAAAAAATGGACTACTACAATACTTTGGTGGTATACACCGATGCAAAACAACATTTTGAAGTTCGGCAACAAGCTTTTCAATATCTTTATCAAATACAAGCTTTAAATGAAGTTGCTTTAAAAAATTTACTACAGGCATGCAAGCATCCGGTCTGGCAGTTCTCTAAGTTTTCTCGGCAACTGTTGGATGAATTATTAAAATCTGATGATTACAAAATGATGCTAAAAGGAATTTTAAACGGATTGAGTGTAGACGAGCAAGCATTTTTAAACGAAAAGTTGACCGAGTAA
- the recG gene encoding ATP-dependent DNA helicase RecG produces the protein MNASILQTPIDYLKGVGPNRADLLRKELGIHTYQDLVNLFPNRYIDKTRYYKINELQRNSAEVQIIGKITHLKTVEQKRGKRLVATFVDETGQMELVWFRGHKWIRENLKLNKPYVVFGKTNWYNGFSMPHPDMELLEVHEKSIRTAMQPIYPSTEKLTNKGITNKVINKIMQQLFMETKARFFDTLSAELLDELKLISKSKALFNIHFPQNQELLAKAQYRLKFEELFYIQLQLISKNLTRKNKIKGFNFDQVGTLFNTFYAEHLPFELTNAQKRVIKEIRNDLGSNAQMNRLLQGDVGSGKTIVALMTILMAIDNGFQACLVAPTEILAQQHYNGILELVAPLNIEVKLLTGSSKTSERREIHEQLENGTLHILIGTHAILEDKVQFKNLGLAIIDEQHRFGVAQRAKLWRKNEIPPHILVMTATPIPRTLAMSLYGDLDISVIDELPPGRKPIKTVHRYDSNRLKVFRFIKDEIAKGRQIYVVYPLIQESEKLDYKDLMDGYESIVREFPQPNYQISIVHGQMKPADKDYEMERFVKGETQIMVATTVIEVGVNVPNASVMIIESAERFGLSQLHQLRGRVGRGAEQSFCILMTGHKLSNDSKTRLETMVRTNDGFEIAEVDLRLRGPGDLMGTQQSGVLNLKIADIVKDNDILKSARYYAIRVLKEDPKLMLEKNKIIRFTYQQLAKHKNIWNYIS, from the coding sequence ATGAATGCGAGTATCCTACAAACACCTATAGATTACCTCAAGGGAGTTGGCCCCAACCGTGCCGATTTACTTCGGAAGGAACTCGGCATTCACACGTATCAAGATTTGGTAAACCTTTTTCCCAATCGGTATATCGATAAAACCCGCTATTATAAAATTAACGAACTGCAACGCAACAGTGCCGAAGTTCAGATTATTGGAAAAATAACCCATTTAAAAACCGTTGAGCAAAAGCGTGGAAAGAGATTGGTGGCTACTTTTGTAGATGAAACAGGACAAATGGAATTGGTATGGTTTAGGGGCCATAAATGGATACGGGAAAACCTAAAACTTAACAAGCCTTATGTGGTTTTTGGGAAAACAAATTGGTACAACGGTTTTTCCATGCCACACCCCGATATGGAATTACTGGAAGTGCATGAAAAAAGCATTAGAACCGCCATGCAACCCATTTACCCATCTACCGAAAAGCTAACCAATAAAGGGATTACCAATAAGGTAATCAATAAAATCATGCAGCAGCTTTTTATGGAAACCAAGGCTCGATTTTTCGACACCCTATCCGCCGAACTGCTGGATGAGCTTAAACTTATTTCCAAAAGCAAGGCTCTTTTTAATATTCATTTTCCGCAGAACCAGGAACTACTTGCTAAAGCCCAGTACAGGCTTAAATTTGAAGAGCTTTTTTATATTCAGTTACAACTTATTTCCAAAAACCTTACACGTAAGAACAAAATCAAAGGGTTTAACTTCGATCAAGTAGGTACCCTATTCAATACTTTTTATGCGGAACATTTGCCTTTTGAACTTACCAACGCCCAAAAAAGGGTTATTAAGGAAATAAGGAACGATTTGGGAAGTAATGCCCAAATGAACCGATTGTTACAAGGAGACGTTGGCTCCGGAAAAACCATCGTGGCATTAATGACAATTCTGATGGCGATCGACAACGGTTTTCAGGCCTGTTTGGTTGCTCCAACAGAGATTTTAGCGCAGCAGCACTACAACGGAATTTTGGAATTGGTGGCGCCCTTGAATATTGAAGTGAAGCTATTAACAGGATCTTCAAAAACTTCAGAAAGAAGGGAAATCCATGAACAACTGGAAAATGGAACCCTTCATATTCTAATTGGCACCCACGCTATTCTGGAAGATAAGGTTCAGTTTAAAAATTTAGGATTGGCCATTATCGATGAACAACATCGTTTCGGGGTAGCACAGCGTGCCAAATTGTGGCGTAAAAATGAGATTCCGCCACATATTTTGGTGATGACGGCGACCCCTATTCCAAGGACTTTGGCTATGAGCCTGTATGGAGATTTGGATATTTCTGTAATAGATGAATTACCGCCCGGACGAAAACCTATAAAAACCGTACATCGATATGATAGCAACCGGCTAAAGGTTTTTCGTTTTATAAAGGATGAAATAGCAAAAGGCCGGCAAATCTATGTGGTTTATCCGCTTATCCAGGAATCTGAAAAACTGGATTATAAGGATTTGATGGACGGTTATGAGAGTATTGTACGCGAATTCCCGCAACCTAATTATCAAATTTCCATTGTACATGGACAGATGAAACCTGCGGACAAAGATTATGAAATGGAGCGTTTTGTAAAGGGGGAAACACAGATTATGGTTGCCACTACGGTGATTGAGGTGGGCGTTAATGTGCCTAATGCCTCGGTTATGATTATTGAGAGTGCCGAGCGTTTCGGACTCTCGCAATTGCACCAGTTGCGCGGTCGTGTTGGTCGTGGTGCCGAACAGAGTTTTTGTATTTTAATGACAGGCCATAAACTCTCCAACGATTCTAAAACCCGACTCGAAACTATGGTTCGCACCAACGACGGTTTTGAAATTGCCGAAGTCGATCTAAGGCTACGGGGGCCCGGAGATCTTATGGGAACCCAACAAAGCGGTGTACTCAATCTTAAGATCGCAGATATTGTAAAAGACAACGATATTTTAAAATCAGCGCGCTATTACGCTATTCGCGTATTGAAAGAAGACCCTAAATTGATGTTGGAAAAAAACAAAATTATCCGTTTTACCTACCAGCAACTTGCCAAACACAAAAATATCTGGAATTATATTAGTTGA
- a CDS encoding GIY-YIG nuclease family protein encodes MSNTYNNVLYIGVTSYLKKRVYQHKTKKFKGFTTRYNCEKLVYFEEFLDMNEAIAREKQLKKGNRKRKNNLIEKENPKWEDLSDGWIFDVL; translated from the coding sequence ATGTCAAACACCTATAACAATGTTTTATACATCGGTGTAACAAGTTATTTAAAGAAGAGAGTTTATCAGCATAAAACAAAAAAGTTTAAAGGATTTACCACTAGGTATAATTGTGAGAAATTGGTGTATTTTGAAGAGTTTTTAGATATGAATGAAGCTATAGCTAGGGAAAAACAGCTAAAAAAAGGAAATAGAAAACGAAAAAATAATTTGATAGAAAAAGAAAATCCGAAATGGGAAGATCTGTCCGATGGTTGGATTTTTGATGTTCTGTAG
- the pheT gene encoding phenylalanine--tRNA ligase subunit beta, with the protein MKISYNWLKQFIQLDWESEKTAELLTDLGLEVEGEETFESVKGGLKGIVVGHVLECEQHPDADRLKLTKVDIGTGEPLQIVCGAPNVAAGQKVPVATIGTTLYDDKGMPWEIKKGKIRGEASFGMICAEDELGLGESHDGIMVLDESLAPGTPCAELFKIENDTVFEIGLTPNRADAMSHHGVARDLKAGLLQKDMNLELITPSVSSFHVDNRTLRMDVEVKNKELCPRYCGVTISGIKVEESPDWIKNRLKAIGITPKNNVVDITNYVLHELGQPLHAFDANKIKGNKIIVQTLEKGTKFTTLDAIERELHEDDLMICDAEKPLCIAGVFGGENSGVTESTTSIFLESAYFNPVSVRKTAKRHALNTDASFRFERGIDIDNTKYALLRAALLIKEIAGGTISSDAEDFYPKKFEDFQVFLTFEKVNSLIGQNISTDTIKSILSSLEIKINNVTETGIGLTIPSYRVDVQREVDVIEEILRVYGYNNIEFTTKLNASIASTSKFEDYKLQNIVGNQLAALGFYEILANSLTTPKYMELSTDNKSEYNVTMLNPLSNDLSVMRQSMLFSGLEALSYNINRRSGNLKFFEFGKTYHNYESGRIENKHLSILITGDLQEESWRIKNEKSDFFFLKGVINTVLERLGLPTPKSEPVSSDVFSEGLNYKLKKRKLVSFGIVNKRILKHFDIKQEVLYADFEWDAIIELVKEQQISFTEIAKYPEVKRDLALLLDKEVKFEELYYIAQNSEKKLLKDINLFDVYEGDKLPEGKKSYAVSFTLQDENKTLTDKQIDKVMKKLQSSFERQLGASLR; encoded by the coding sequence GTGAAAATTTCATACAACTGGTTAAAGCAATTTATACAACTTGATTGGGAATCTGAGAAAACAGCAGAACTTTTAACCGATTTAGGTTTAGAAGTAGAAGGTGAAGAAACTTTCGAATCGGTTAAAGGCGGTTTAAAAGGTATTGTTGTAGGGCATGTATTGGAGTGCGAACAACACCCAGACGCAGACCGTTTAAAACTAACCAAAGTTGATATTGGAACTGGAGAACCATTACAAATAGTTTGTGGTGCCCCCAATGTTGCTGCAGGGCAAAAAGTTCCAGTAGCTACCATTGGCACCACGCTCTACGATGACAAAGGAATGCCGTGGGAAATTAAAAAAGGGAAAATTCGTGGAGAGGCTTCTTTCGGGATGATCTGTGCTGAAGATGAACTTGGTTTAGGGGAAAGTCACGATGGTATTATGGTTTTAGATGAATCCCTTGCCCCCGGAACTCCTTGTGCAGAACTTTTTAAAATTGAAAATGACACCGTTTTTGAAATCGGCCTTACCCCTAACCGCGCAGATGCTATGAGTCATCACGGGGTTGCTAGGGATTTAAAAGCTGGATTGCTTCAAAAAGATATGAACCTAGAACTCATTACCCCATCGGTAAGTAGTTTTCATGTAGACAACCGTACCCTTCGTATGGATGTAGAGGTTAAAAACAAAGAGCTTTGTCCGCGTTATTGTGGGGTCACCATTTCAGGTATAAAGGTAGAAGAATCTCCTGATTGGATTAAAAATCGATTAAAGGCCATTGGCATTACCCCAAAAAATAATGTGGTGGATATTACCAATTATGTGTTGCACGAATTAGGGCAGCCCTTGCACGCCTTTGATGCCAATAAAATTAAAGGCAATAAAATAATTGTTCAAACGCTGGAAAAAGGCACAAAATTTACCACTCTTGATGCAATAGAACGAGAATTGCACGAAGATGATTTGATGATATGTGATGCTGAAAAGCCTTTATGTATCGCTGGTGTTTTTGGTGGTGAAAATTCGGGGGTTACAGAGAGTACCACCAGTATTTTCTTGGAAAGTGCTTATTTTAATCCAGTTTCCGTAAGAAAAACTGCCAAAAGACACGCATTGAACACCGATGCTTCTTTTAGGTTTGAGCGTGGAATCGATATAGACAATACTAAATATGCCCTTTTAAGAGCTGCCTTATTAATTAAAGAAATTGCAGGAGGCACCATTTCCAGTGATGCCGAAGATTTTTATCCGAAAAAATTTGAGGACTTTCAAGTTTTTCTAACCTTCGAAAAGGTAAATAGCCTCATCGGTCAAAATATCTCTACGGATACTATAAAATCTATTTTAAGTTCGCTTGAAATAAAAATAAACAATGTTACGGAAACAGGAATAGGCCTTACCATTCCTTCCTACCGTGTGGATGTACAGCGTGAAGTAGATGTTATTGAAGAAATCCTTCGTGTTTATGGATACAACAATATTGAATTTACCACAAAACTAAATGCTTCCATAGCAAGCACCTCTAAGTTTGAAGATTATAAACTTCAAAATATAGTAGGCAACCAACTTGCAGCTTTAGGTTTTTACGAGATCCTTGCCAATTCGCTTACCACTCCAAAATATATGGAGCTAAGTACAGATAACAAATCGGAGTATAATGTAACCATGTTAAATCCGTTAAGCAACGATTTGTCTGTAATGCGTCAATCTATGCTGTTTAGCGGCTTAGAGGCCCTTAGCTATAACATTAACAGAAGAAGTGGGAATTTAAAATTCTTTGAGTTTGGTAAAACCTATCATAACTACGAAAGCGGTAGAATTGAAAATAAACATTTAAGCATTCTCATTACTGGCGATCTACAGGAAGAAAGCTGGAGAATAAAAAATGAGAAAAGCGATTTCTTTTTTCTGAAAGGTGTTATAAATACCGTTTTAGAACGTTTAGGGTTGCCTACTCCAAAGTCTGAACCTGTATCCTCAGATGTTTTTTCTGAAGGATTGAATTACAAGCTGAAAAAAAGGAAATTGGTTTCCTTTGGTATTGTAAACAAACGTATCCTGAAGCATTTCGATATTAAACAGGAAGTTTTGTATGCCGATTTTGAATGGGATGCCATTATAGAATTGGTGAAAGAGCAACAAATTTCATTTACCGAAATAGCAAAATATCCTGAAGTAAAAAGGGATTTGGCGTTATTACTGGATAAAGAAGTTAAATTTGAAGAACTATACTACATCGCTCAAAACAGTGAAAAGAAGCTGTTAAAAGACATTAATTTATTCGATGTTTACGAAGGCGATAAGCTTCCCGAAGGTAAAAAATCCTATGCGGTTAGCTTTACGCTTCAAGACGAAAACAAAACCTTAACCGATAAGCAAATCGATAAGGTAATGAAAAAGTTACAAAGCAGTTTCGAGCGACAGTTGGGAGCTTCTTTGAGATAA
- a CDS encoding nuclear transport factor 2 family protein yields the protein MKIHNISFLLLLSFFIGTSQNPVENEVKNKINDFFEAFHQQDTTALKSYVSDAIVMQTVVSSENGESELRTQEFGKFLKSIASIPSENNFKEELLDCNVKIDGAMAHAWTPYKFWYNGKLSHCGVNSFQLIKEVDTWKIIYVVDTRRKTGCE from the coding sequence ATGAAAATTCATAATATTTCCTTTTTGCTTTTACTTTCTTTTTTCATCGGGACGAGCCAAAATCCCGTAGAAAATGAGGTTAAGAATAAGATCAACGACTTTTTTGAAGCTTTTCATCAACAAGATACGACAGCCTTAAAATCTTACGTTTCGGATGCAATTGTAATGCAAACCGTTGTAAGTAGTGAAAATGGAGAGTCAGAATTGAGAACCCAAGAATTTGGAAAATTTTTAAAATCTATTGCTTCCATACCTTCAGAAAACAACTTCAAGGAAGAATTGTTGGATTGTAATGTAAAAATCGATGGAGCAATGGCACACGCTTGGACACCATATAAATTTTGGTACAACGGGAAACTTTCTCACTGTGGGGTTAATTCCTTTCAATTAATAAAAGAAGTCGATACTTGGAAAATTATCTATGTAGTGGACACTAGAAGAAAGACAGGCTGTGAATAA
- a CDS encoding NAD-dependent succinate-semialdehyde dehydrogenase: MKKENSGFNTINPATGKTIEHYEYMTDEAAKKAVENCHNAFLEWKLKSVEERAKVIKNIGKVLLKHKEEFKKLMTQEMGKLLKQGEQEIDLCAGICEYTAENASKMLADEERELPEGGKGIVSYDPIGVVYGIQPWNFPAYQAIRYSIASLMAGNGVLLKHAANVTGSALLLQKIYEEAGLPKHLFSVLIIDHDQSDKIIENELVRGVTLTGSEDAGKHVAKIAGGVLKKTVLELGSNDGYLVLSDADVQLAAKTCAKGRIYNNGETCVAAKRFIVVESVYDEFREAFFENMKGIKLGDPTKEDSDLGPMAREDLREKLIDQVKESMDNGAKIAVGGEVPEGEGFYYPSTVLEHVKPGQPAYDDELFGPVASLIKAKDDEDAMRIANDSRFGLGGGIFSKDEGKAMELAKKHFDTGMVFINSFGLAQPNMPFGGVKNSGYGREHGGFGIKEFVNAKAVMALNK, encoded by the coding sequence ATGAAAAAGGAAAATTCGGGTTTCAATACGATTAACCCGGCCACCGGAAAAACCATTGAGCATTATGAATATATGACAGACGAAGCGGCTAAGAAAGCTGTGGAAAACTGTCATAATGCATTTTTGGAATGGAAGTTAAAATCTGTTGAAGAAAGAGCAAAAGTCATAAAAAATATAGGTAAGGTATTATTAAAGCATAAGGAAGAGTTTAAAAAATTGATGACCCAAGAGATGGGGAAACTTTTAAAGCAAGGGGAGCAAGAAATCGATTTGTGTGCTGGAATTTGCGAATATACAGCAGAGAATGCTTCAAAAATGTTAGCCGATGAAGAGCGGGAGCTTCCAGAAGGTGGAAAAGGGATTGTTTCCTACGACCCCATTGGTGTGGTGTACGGGATTCAACCTTGGAATTTTCCTGCCTACCAAGCTATTCGTTATTCTATAGCCAGTTTAATGGCCGGAAATGGGGTGCTTCTAAAACATGCTGCAAATGTTACTGGTTCTGCTTTGCTCCTTCAAAAGATTTATGAAGAAGCAGGGTTGCCAAAGCATTTATTTTCAGTATTAATCATTGATCATGATCAGTCCGATAAAATTATTGAAAATGAATTGGTTCGAGGTGTAACGCTTACCGGTAGTGAAGATGCAGGGAAACACGTTGCTAAAATAGCTGGAGGCGTTCTTAAAAAAACGGTTTTAGAGTTAGGGAGTAACGATGGATACCTGGTCTTATCGGATGCAGATGTACAGCTGGCAGCAAAAACATGTGCCAAAGGAAGGATTTACAACAATGGGGAAACCTGCGTGGCTGCAAAGCGATTTATAGTTGTAGAATCGGTTTACGATGAATTTAGAGAAGCTTTTTTTGAAAATATGAAAGGGATTAAGTTGGGAGATCCTACAAAGGAAGATTCAGATTTAGGGCCGATGGCTCGTGAAGATTTACGGGAAAAGTTGATTGATCAAGTAAAAGAAAGTATGGACAATGGAGCAAAAATAGCCGTTGGGGGAGAAGTTCCAGAAGGCGAAGGCTTTTATTATCCGTCTACTGTTTTGGAGCATGTAAAACCAGGTCAACCAGCCTACGACGACGAGCTTTTTGGACCGGTAGCTTCCTTAATTAAAGCAAAAGACGATGAAGATGCTATGCGAATTGCAAACGATAGCCGCTTTGGTCTAGGGGGTGGTATTTTCTCCAAAGACGAAGGAAAAGCAATGGAATTGGCCAAAAAACATTTCGATACCGGGATGGTATTTATAAATTCCTTCGGTCTGGCTCAACCAAATATGCCCTTCGGAGGGGTTAAAAACTCTGGTTATGGGCGTGAACACGGAGGTTTTGGTATTAAAGAGTTTGTAAATGCAAAAGCTGTTATGGCATTGAATAAGTAA
- a CDS encoding TIGR03915 family putative DNA repair protein: MNSANLIYDGTFDGFLSAVFCVYERKLQEVTIQNTGQAQNVLFANPEIVYTNELQAKRVWKGLIKQLSFREASQIFYAFLSELPDIENVLLDFIQYVFNNKKGAGKDYAHPSVLKIAQVARQVGREKHRMEAFVRFKLTKDNIYFANVDPDFNVLPLILNHFKKRYADQKWVIYDTKRNYGIYYDLNSVETVKLEFPESFNFSQTDTSYFSEAEFDFQQLWKSYFKSTNIEERKNMKLHIQHVPKRYWKYLSEKQPD, translated from the coding sequence ATGAACTCGGCAAATTTAATATACGATGGAACTTTCGACGGATTTCTAAGTGCCGTTTTTTGTGTTTACGAGCGTAAATTGCAGGAGGTAACCATACAAAACACAGGGCAAGCTCAAAATGTATTGTTCGCAAACCCCGAGATTGTCTATACCAACGAATTGCAAGCAAAAAGGGTTTGGAAAGGCCTTATTAAGCAGTTGAGTTTTCGCGAAGCATCGCAAATTTTTTATGCTTTTTTAAGCGAGCTCCCAGATATAGAAAACGTTTTGCTAGATTTTATCCAGTATGTATTCAACAATAAAAAAGGCGCTGGAAAAGACTACGCCCATCCATCGGTTTTAAAAATAGCTCAAGTTGCTCGACAAGTAGGAAGGGAAAAACACCGTATGGAAGCGTTTGTAAGATTTAAGCTCACTAAAGACAATATCTACTTTGCCAATGTAGATCCTGATTTTAATGTACTTCCCTTAATCTTAAATCACTTTAAAAAAAGATATGCCGATCAAAAGTGGGTGATTTACGATACCAAAAGGAATTATGGAATTTATTATGATTTGAATTCCGTAGAAACGGTAAAGCTGGAATTTCCAGAATCGTTTAATTTTTCCCAAACGGATACATCTTATTTTTCTGAAGCTGAATTTGATTTTCAGCAATTGTGGAAATCCTATTTTAAAAGCACCAATATCGAAGAGCGGAAAAATATGAAGCTACACATTCAACACGTGCCCAAACGTTATTGGAAATACCTTAGCGAGAAGCAACCCGATTGA
- a CDS encoding putative DNA modification/repair radical SAM protein yields MSFERTREKLQILADAAKYDVSCSSSGSKRANTNKGLGNATGMGICHSYTEDGRCVSLLKILLTNYCIFDCAYCVTRKSNDIKRAAFQVQEVVDLTINFYRRNYIEGLFLSSGIFKSADYTMERLVAVAKKLRLEENFNGYIHLKSIPGASDELMHEAGLYADRLSVNIEIPTESGLKKLAPEKKREDFVKPMLKVKNEIIQYTNEKKLIKSTPKYAPAGQSTQMIVGASGENDYQIMHTSNYFYKNYNLKRVFYSGYVPISYDSRLPQIGSEVPILRENRLYQTDWLLRFYGFEVNEILNENHQNLDLDIDPKLSWALRNRHEFPVDINTADKRMLARVPGLGMRSVHKILNARRFRRLNWDHLKKIGVALNRAKYFIVCDSAEFERADISSETIKGLILQNSKTKYQKTLSNQLSLF; encoded by the coding sequence ATGTCGTTTGAAAGAACCCGTGAAAAATTACAAATTTTAGCAGATGCTGCCAAATACGATGTTTCCTGTTCTTCTAGCGGAAGCAAACGAGCCAATACCAATAAGGGTTTGGGAAATGCCACAGGGATGGGTATATGCCACTCTTACACGGAAGATGGAAGGTGTGTTTCTTTGCTGAAAATACTATTGACCAATTATTGCATTTTTGATTGTGCCTATTGTGTAACCAGAAAAAGCAACGACATTAAGCGAGCCGCTTTTCAAGTGCAGGAGGTGGTAGACCTTACCATAAATTTTTACCGCAGAAATTACATTGAAGGGTTATTTTTAAGTTCTGGGATTTTTAAAAGTGCCGACTATACCATGGAACGTTTGGTAGCCGTTGCCAAGAAATTGCGTTTGGAAGAAAACTTCAATGGTTATATTCACTTAAAATCAATTCCGGGGGCTTCAGATGAATTGATGCACGAAGCCGGACTCTATGCGGATAGATTGAGCGTAAATATTGAGATCCCTACAGAAAGCGGATTAAAAAAATTGGCTCCCGAAAAGAAGCGTGAGGATTTTGTAAAACCTATGTTGAAAGTTAAAAACGAAATCATTCAATATACGAACGAAAAGAAACTCATAAAAAGTACCCCAAAATATGCTCCGGCAGGGCAGAGTACACAAATGATAGTGGGTGCCAGTGGCGAAAACGATTATCAAATTATGCATACCTCCAACTATTTTTATAAAAATTACAACCTAAAACGGGTATTTTATTCGGGGTATGTACCTATCAGTTACGATAGTCGATTGCCCCAAATTGGGAGTGAAGTACCCATTTTAAGGGAAAACAGGTTGTATCAAACCGATTGGCTGTTGCGTTTCTATGGCTTTGAAGTGAACGAAATTCTAAATGAAAATCATCAAAATTTAGATTTGGATATCGATCCTAAATTGAGTTGGGCCTTGCGAAATAGACATGAGTTCCCGGTAGATATCAATACTGCCGATAAACGTATGTTGGCGAGGGTTCCCGGATTGGGGATGAGATCTGTGCATAAAATATTAAATGCAAGACGTTTTAGGCGTCTCAATTGGGATCATTTAAAAAAGATAGGTGTTGCCCTAAACCGAGCCAAGTATTTTATAGTGTGCGATAGTGCAGAGTTCGAACGTGCTGATATTTCTTCAGAAACAATTAAAGGCCTCATACTACAAAATTCTAAAACCAAATATCAAAAGACGTTAAGCAATCAGCTTAGCTTATTTTAA